From Dermochelys coriacea isolate rDerCor1 chromosome 8, rDerCor1.pri.v4, whole genome shotgun sequence, the proteins below share one genomic window:
- the LOC119859882 gene encoding MRN complex-interacting protein isoform X1, translating to MGQRLQVLRCCACGTFQVHQVKKNKKWSCKVCGEKQLLLKAYGQGSGSDCRRHVQKLNLLRAGTEVAAERTSWCIEEPLNDNKENTAVPKEENMGWQEEEVEFRPVISRWNKYLDKDSEDQEEEEVYTDREQLNSHKRNIVEEQRKRKSRFCHNDAQECFEEKGIYGLADQAKKVKTFESSKDSTTVAEQDCGDYICNSIVVPAISEFWVPENTQAPESADVTVSKWEKFLLSSSSCNNGNITLAAQKNSWKLETQRASAGNFLMADGYPQQEEDSVSPGTGAQTEKSFTNNKYIAQKYASKLHSTTLAASVQTAFDMSHAAIGDVLSGKYKDHLIRAGSDVAENNEGRLYLACTVMPANCLSKDTVTFASTDPFANSSGVPQCLTAPNSSLFCTDDDFDDDL from the exons ATGGGGCAACGGTTGCAGGTGCTGAGGTGCTGCGCCTGCGGCACCTTCCAGGTCCACcag gttaaaaagaacaaaaaatggaGCTGCAAAGTGTGTGGTGAGAAGCAGTTGCTGCTAAAG GCCTATGGCCAAGGCTCTGGATCTGACTGTAGACGCCATGTCCAAAAATTAAACTTGCTGCGGGCTGGGACAGAGGTGGCAGCTGAGAGAACATCTTG gtGTATAGAAGAACCACTGAATGACAACAAAGAGAACACAGCAGttccaaaggaagaaaacatgGGCTGGCAG gaagaagaggtggaatTCCGTCCCGTGATCAGCCGCTGGAATAAGTATCTGGACAAGGACAGTGAagatcaggaggaggaggaggtgtaTACAGACAGAGAGCAGCTGAACTCCCATAAAAGGAACATTGTGGAAGAACAAAG GAAACGCAAGAGCAGATTCTGCCACAATGATGCTCAGGAGTGCTTTGAGGAAAAGGGAATTTATGGGCTCGCTGACCAAGCCAAGAAAGTCAAAACCTTTGAG AGCAGTAAAGATTCAACAACTGTAGCTGAACAGGACTGTGGAGATTATATATGTAACAGCATTGTGGTTCCTGCTATCAGTGAGTTTTGGGTACCTGAGAATACACAAGCTCCAGAGTCAGCTGATGTCACCGTTTCCAAGTGGGAAAAATttctcctgtcttccagcagctgTAATAATGGTAACATAACCCTTGCCGCACAGAAGAACAGTTGGAAATTAGAGACACAGAGGGCCTCTGCAGGAAACTTTCTAATGGCTGATGGATATCCACAGCAGGAGGAAGATTCTGTATCTCCAGGCACAGGTGCCCAAACTGAAAAGAGCTTCACCAACAATAAGTATATAGCACAGAAATATGCCTCAAAGCTTCATAGCACCACACTGGCTGCCAGTGTGCAGACTGCCTTTGACATGAGCCATGCAGCTATTGGGGATGTGCTTTCTGGAAAATATAAGGACCACCTGATTAGGGCAGGGTCTGATGTTGCAGAGAATAATGAAGGCAGGTTGTACTTGGCCTGCACTGTGATGCCAGCAAACTGTTTATCCAAGGACACTGTGACCTTTGCGTCTACAGATCCTTTTGCTAACTCTAGTGGGGTGCCTCAGTGTCTTACTGCTCCAAATAGCAGCCTCTTTTGCACAGATGATGATTTTGATGATGATCTTTGA
- the LOC119859882 gene encoding MRN complex-interacting protein isoform X2 has translation MGQRLQVLRCCACGTFQVHQAYGQGSGSDCRRHVQKLNLLRAGTEVAAERTSWCIEEPLNDNKENTAVPKEENMGWQEEEVEFRPVISRWNKYLDKDSEDQEEEEVYTDREQLNSHKRNIVEEQRKRKSRFCHNDAQECFEEKGIYGLADQAKKVKTFESSKDSTTVAEQDCGDYICNSIVVPAISEFWVPENTQAPESADVTVSKWEKFLLSSSSCNNGNITLAAQKNSWKLETQRASAGNFLMADGYPQQEEDSVSPGTGAQTEKSFTNNKYIAQKYASKLHSTTLAASVQTAFDMSHAAIGDVLSGKYKDHLIRAGSDVAENNEGRLYLACTVMPANCLSKDTVTFASTDPFANSSGVPQCLTAPNSSLFCTDDDFDDDL, from the exons ATGGGGCAACGGTTGCAGGTGCTGAGGTGCTGCGCCTGCGGCACCTTCCAGGTCCACcag GCCTATGGCCAAGGCTCTGGATCTGACTGTAGACGCCATGTCCAAAAATTAAACTTGCTGCGGGCTGGGACAGAGGTGGCAGCTGAGAGAACATCTTG gtGTATAGAAGAACCACTGAATGACAACAAAGAGAACACAGCAGttccaaaggaagaaaacatgGGCTGGCAG gaagaagaggtggaatTCCGTCCCGTGATCAGCCGCTGGAATAAGTATCTGGACAAGGACAGTGAagatcaggaggaggaggaggtgtaTACAGACAGAGAGCAGCTGAACTCCCATAAAAGGAACATTGTGGAAGAACAAAG GAAACGCAAGAGCAGATTCTGCCACAATGATGCTCAGGAGTGCTTTGAGGAAAAGGGAATTTATGGGCTCGCTGACCAAGCCAAGAAAGTCAAAACCTTTGAG AGCAGTAAAGATTCAACAACTGTAGCTGAACAGGACTGTGGAGATTATATATGTAACAGCATTGTGGTTCCTGCTATCAGTGAGTTTTGGGTACCTGAGAATACACAAGCTCCAGAGTCAGCTGATGTCACCGTTTCCAAGTGGGAAAAATttctcctgtcttccagcagctgTAATAATGGTAACATAACCCTTGCCGCACAGAAGAACAGTTGGAAATTAGAGACACAGAGGGCCTCTGCAGGAAACTTTCTAATGGCTGATGGATATCCACAGCAGGAGGAAGATTCTGTATCTCCAGGCACAGGTGCCCAAACTGAAAAGAGCTTCACCAACAATAAGTATATAGCACAGAAATATGCCTCAAAGCTTCATAGCACCACACTGGCTGCCAGTGTGCAGACTGCCTTTGACATGAGCCATGCAGCTATTGGGGATGTGCTTTCTGGAAAATATAAGGACCACCTGATTAGGGCAGGGTCTGATGTTGCAGAGAATAATGAAGGCAGGTTGTACTTGGCCTGCACTGTGATGCCAGCAAACTGTTTATCCAAGGACACTGTGACCTTTGCGTCTACAGATCCTTTTGCTAACTCTAGTGGGGTGCCTCAGTGTCTTACTGCTCCAAATAGCAGCCTCTTTTGCACAGATGATGATTTTGATGATGATCTTTGA
- the SQSTM1 gene encoding sequestosome-1 isoform X5, whose amino-acid sequence MAALTVKAFLLGKEEAVREIRRFALEPPARYPDLRDKVGEIFPGLLRAGAAPGTFQLHYKVYQSLSSPDEDGDMIAFSSDEELKMALPYVKDGIFRIYIKEKKECRREHRSQCNQERPPNVVHPNVICDGCEGPVWFPRGRWLRKMRHGVPSFAWMHGWGHPGPDTPCGNSEQDTGQAQASAAPQNPDPEQEAFNSQSQDHNVTFLKNVGESVAAMLSPLGIEVDIDVEHGGQKSKVIPPCPSSQKSDSEPGGSATSQNGQPKPEGSKEPVTEKEDSITDQMQEMVIEPPSTHMEDSNFLSQEQGESNSSGSAGGDEDWTHLSSKEVDPSTGELQSLQIPETQGPSSLDPFQVPPRPGPTGLREAALYPHLPPEADPRLIESLSQMLSMGFSDDGGWLTRLLQAKKCDIGAALDTIQYSKQPPHS is encoded by the exons ATGGCCGCGCTGACGGTGAAGGCCTTTCTGCTGGGCAAGGAGGAGGCGGTGCGCGAGATCCGCCGCTTCGCCCTCGAGCCGCCCGCCCGCTACCCGGACCTGCGCGACAAGGTCGGCGAGATCTTCCCGGGGCTGCTGCGGGCCGGCGCGGCCCCCGGCACCTTCCAGCTGCATTACAAGG TTTATCAATCTCTGTCTTCTCCAGATGAAGATGGGGACATGATTGCCTTCTCCAGTGACGAAGAACTCAAGATGGCACTGCCATATGTGAAGGATGGCATTTTTCGTATTTACATCAAAG AGAAAAAGGAGTGCAGACGTGAGCACCGTTCACAATGCAACCAGGAGCGTCCCCCCAATGTGGTGCACCCCAATGTGATCTGTGATGGCTGTGAGGGACCAGTG tggtTTCCCAGAGGTCGCTGGCTTCGTAAGATGAGACATGGGGTTCCATCCTTTGCATGGATGCATGGCTGGGGGCACCCAGGTCCTGACACTCCATGTGGAAACTCTGAGCAGGACACTGGGCAGGCACAAGCCAGTGCTGCACCCCAAAATCCAGACCCTGAGCAAG aagCCTTTAACAGCCAGTCGCAGGATCACAATGTCACCTTTTTAAAGAATGTTGGGGAGAGTGTTGCAGCCATGTTGAGTCCTCTTG GCATTGAAGTAGATATTGATGTGGAACATGGGGGACAAAAAAGCAAAGTGATTCCCCCATGTCCAAGTTCACAGAAGAGTGATTCGGAGCCTGGAGGTAGTGCCACTAGCCAAAATGGCCAGCCCAAACCAGAAGGGAGTAAAGAACCTGTCACTGAGAAAGAAGATTCTATTACAGATCAGATGCAGGAGATGGTGATAGAGCCTCCTTCCACACATATGGAAGACAGCAATTTCCTGTCACAG GAACAGGGTGAATCCAATAGTTCTGGTTCTGCAGGGGGTGATGAGGACTGGACCCACTTATCTTCAAAAGAAGTGGATCCCTCCACAGGTGAACTGCAGTCTCTCCAAATTCCAGAGACACAAGGTCCCAGCTCTTTAGACCCATTTCAGGTTCCTCCCAGACCAGGACCTACAGGACTACGAGAAGCTGCACTCTACCCACATCTCCCACCAG AAGCAGACCCCCGCCTGATTGAATCTCTGTCCCAGATGCTCTCCATGGGTTTCTCTGATGATGGTGGATGGCTGACGCGTCTCCTACAGGCAAAGAAATGTGACATTGGGGCAGCACTGGATACCATCCAGTATTCCAAGCAACCACCCCATTCCTAA
- the SQSTM1 gene encoding sequestosome-1 isoform X4 — MAALTVKAFLLGKEEAVREIRRFALEPPARYPDLRDKVGEIFPGLLRAGAAPGTFQLHYKDEDGDMIAFSSDEELKMALPYVKDGIFRIYIKEKKECRREHRSQCNQERPPNVVHPNVICDGCEGPVIGARFKCTICPDYDLCSTCEGKGIHKEHNMIMFQSPLLNPFEWFPRGRWLRKMRHGVPSFAWMHGWGHPGPDTPCGNSEQDTGQAQASAAPQNPDPEQAFNSQSQDHNVTFLKNVGESVAAMLSPLGIEVDIDVEHGGQKSKVIPPCPSSQKSDSEPGGSATSQNGQPKPEGSKEPVTEKEDSITDQMQEMVIEPPSTHMEDSNFLSQEQGESNSSGSAGGDEDWTHLSSKEVDPSTGELQSLQIPETQGPSSLDPFQVPPRPGPTGLREAALYPHLPPEADPRLIESLSQMLSMGFSDDGGWLTRLLQAKKCDIGAALDTIQYSKQPPHS, encoded by the exons ATGGCCGCGCTGACGGTGAAGGCCTTTCTGCTGGGCAAGGAGGAGGCGGTGCGCGAGATCCGCCGCTTCGCCCTCGAGCCGCCCGCCCGCTACCCGGACCTGCGCGACAAGGTCGGCGAGATCTTCCCGGGGCTGCTGCGGGCCGGCGCGGCCCCCGGCACCTTCCAGCTGCATTACAAGG ATGAAGATGGGGACATGATTGCCTTCTCCAGTGACGAAGAACTCAAGATGGCACTGCCATATGTGAAGGATGGCATTTTTCGTATTTACATCAAAG AGAAAAAGGAGTGCAGACGTGAGCACCGTTCACAATGCAACCAGGAGCGTCCCCCCAATGTGGTGCACCCCAATGTGATCTGTGATGGCTGTGAGGGACCAGTGATAGGTGCTCGATTCAAATGCACTATTTGCCCAGACTATGACCTATGCAGCACCTGTGAGGGGAAAGGCATCCACAAGGAGCACAACATGATCATGTTTCAAAGCCCGCTGCTCAATCCATTTGAG tggtTTCCCAGAGGTCGCTGGCTTCGTAAGATGAGACATGGGGTTCCATCCTTTGCATGGATGCATGGCTGGGGGCACCCAGGTCCTGACACTCCATGTGGAAACTCTGAGCAGGACACTGGGCAGGCACAAGCCAGTGCTGCACCCCAAAATCCAGACCCTGAGCAAG CCTTTAACAGCCAGTCGCAGGATCACAATGTCACCTTTTTAAAGAATGTTGGGGAGAGTGTTGCAGCCATGTTGAGTCCTCTTG GCATTGAAGTAGATATTGATGTGGAACATGGGGGACAAAAAAGCAAAGTGATTCCCCCATGTCCAAGTTCACAGAAGAGTGATTCGGAGCCTGGAGGTAGTGCCACTAGCCAAAATGGCCAGCCCAAACCAGAAGGGAGTAAAGAACCTGTCACTGAGAAAGAAGATTCTATTACAGATCAGATGCAGGAGATGGTGATAGAGCCTCCTTCCACACATATGGAAGACAGCAATTTCCTGTCACAG GAACAGGGTGAATCCAATAGTTCTGGTTCTGCAGGGGGTGATGAGGACTGGACCCACTTATCTTCAAAAGAAGTGGATCCCTCCACAGGTGAACTGCAGTCTCTCCAAATTCCAGAGACACAAGGTCCCAGCTCTTTAGACCCATTTCAGGTTCCTCCCAGACCAGGACCTACAGGACTACGAGAAGCTGCACTCTACCCACATCTCCCACCAG AAGCAGACCCCCGCCTGATTGAATCTCTGTCCCAGATGCTCTCCATGGGTTTCTCTGATGATGGTGGATGGCTGACGCGTCTCCTACAGGCAAAGAAATGTGACATTGGGGCAGCACTGGATACCATCCAGTATTCCAAGCAACCACCCCATTCCTAA
- the SQSTM1 gene encoding sequestosome-1 isoform X3: MAALTVKAFLLGKEEAVREIRRFALEPPARYPDLRDKVGEIFPGLLRAGAAPGTFQLHYKDEDGDMIAFSSDEELKMALPYVKDGIFRIYIKEKKECRREHRSQCNQERPPNVVHPNVICDGCEGPVIGARFKCTICPDYDLCSTCEGKGIHKEHNMIMFQSPLLNPFEWFPRGRWLRKMRHGVPSFAWMHGWGHPGPDTPCGNSEQDTGQAQASAAPQNPDPEQEAFNSQSQDHNVTFLKNVGESVAAMLSPLGIEVDIDVEHGGQKSKVIPPCPSSQKSDSEPGGSATSQNGQPKPEGSKEPVTEKEDSITDQMQEMVIEPPSTHMEDSNFLSQEQGESNSSGSAGGDEDWTHLSSKEVDPSTGELQSLQIPETQGPSSLDPFQVPPRPGPTGLREAALYPHLPPEADPRLIESLSQMLSMGFSDDGGWLTRLLQAKKCDIGAALDTIQYSKQPPHS; the protein is encoded by the exons ATGGCCGCGCTGACGGTGAAGGCCTTTCTGCTGGGCAAGGAGGAGGCGGTGCGCGAGATCCGCCGCTTCGCCCTCGAGCCGCCCGCCCGCTACCCGGACCTGCGCGACAAGGTCGGCGAGATCTTCCCGGGGCTGCTGCGGGCCGGCGCGGCCCCCGGCACCTTCCAGCTGCATTACAAGG ATGAAGATGGGGACATGATTGCCTTCTCCAGTGACGAAGAACTCAAGATGGCACTGCCATATGTGAAGGATGGCATTTTTCGTATTTACATCAAAG AGAAAAAGGAGTGCAGACGTGAGCACCGTTCACAATGCAACCAGGAGCGTCCCCCCAATGTGGTGCACCCCAATGTGATCTGTGATGGCTGTGAGGGACCAGTGATAGGTGCTCGATTCAAATGCACTATTTGCCCAGACTATGACCTATGCAGCACCTGTGAGGGGAAAGGCATCCACAAGGAGCACAACATGATCATGTTTCAAAGCCCGCTGCTCAATCCATTTGAG tggtTTCCCAGAGGTCGCTGGCTTCGTAAGATGAGACATGGGGTTCCATCCTTTGCATGGATGCATGGCTGGGGGCACCCAGGTCCTGACACTCCATGTGGAAACTCTGAGCAGGACACTGGGCAGGCACAAGCCAGTGCTGCACCCCAAAATCCAGACCCTGAGCAAG aagCCTTTAACAGCCAGTCGCAGGATCACAATGTCACCTTTTTAAAGAATGTTGGGGAGAGTGTTGCAGCCATGTTGAGTCCTCTTG GCATTGAAGTAGATATTGATGTGGAACATGGGGGACAAAAAAGCAAAGTGATTCCCCCATGTCCAAGTTCACAGAAGAGTGATTCGGAGCCTGGAGGTAGTGCCACTAGCCAAAATGGCCAGCCCAAACCAGAAGGGAGTAAAGAACCTGTCACTGAGAAAGAAGATTCTATTACAGATCAGATGCAGGAGATGGTGATAGAGCCTCCTTCCACACATATGGAAGACAGCAATTTCCTGTCACAG GAACAGGGTGAATCCAATAGTTCTGGTTCTGCAGGGGGTGATGAGGACTGGACCCACTTATCTTCAAAAGAAGTGGATCCCTCCACAGGTGAACTGCAGTCTCTCCAAATTCCAGAGACACAAGGTCCCAGCTCTTTAGACCCATTTCAGGTTCCTCCCAGACCAGGACCTACAGGACTACGAGAAGCTGCACTCTACCCACATCTCCCACCAG AAGCAGACCCCCGCCTGATTGAATCTCTGTCCCAGATGCTCTCCATGGGTTTCTCTGATGATGGTGGATGGCTGACGCGTCTCCTACAGGCAAAGAAATGTGACATTGGGGCAGCACTGGATACCATCCAGTATTCCAAGCAACCACCCCATTCCTAA
- the SQSTM1 gene encoding sequestosome-1 isoform X2, producing the protein MAALTVKAFLLGKEEAVREIRRFALEPPARYPDLRDKVGEIFPGLLRAGAAPGTFQLHYKVYQSLSSPDEDGDMIAFSSDEELKMALPYVKDGIFRIYIKEKKECRREHRSQCNQERPPNVVHPNVICDGCEGPVIGARFKCTICPDYDLCSTCEGKGIHKEHNMIMFQSPLLNPFEWFPRGRWLRKMRHGVPSFAWMHGWGHPGPDTPCGNSEQDTGQAQASAAPQNPDPEQAFNSQSQDHNVTFLKNVGESVAAMLSPLGIEVDIDVEHGGQKSKVIPPCPSSQKSDSEPGGSATSQNGQPKPEGSKEPVTEKEDSITDQMQEMVIEPPSTHMEDSNFLSQEQGESNSSGSAGGDEDWTHLSSKEVDPSTGELQSLQIPETQGPSSLDPFQVPPRPGPTGLREAALYPHLPPEADPRLIESLSQMLSMGFSDDGGWLTRLLQAKKCDIGAALDTIQYSKQPPHS; encoded by the exons ATGGCCGCGCTGACGGTGAAGGCCTTTCTGCTGGGCAAGGAGGAGGCGGTGCGCGAGATCCGCCGCTTCGCCCTCGAGCCGCCCGCCCGCTACCCGGACCTGCGCGACAAGGTCGGCGAGATCTTCCCGGGGCTGCTGCGGGCCGGCGCGGCCCCCGGCACCTTCCAGCTGCATTACAAGG TTTATCAATCTCTGTCTTCTCCAGATGAAGATGGGGACATGATTGCCTTCTCCAGTGACGAAGAACTCAAGATGGCACTGCCATATGTGAAGGATGGCATTTTTCGTATTTACATCAAAG AGAAAAAGGAGTGCAGACGTGAGCACCGTTCACAATGCAACCAGGAGCGTCCCCCCAATGTGGTGCACCCCAATGTGATCTGTGATGGCTGTGAGGGACCAGTGATAGGTGCTCGATTCAAATGCACTATTTGCCCAGACTATGACCTATGCAGCACCTGTGAGGGGAAAGGCATCCACAAGGAGCACAACATGATCATGTTTCAAAGCCCGCTGCTCAATCCATTTGAG tggtTTCCCAGAGGTCGCTGGCTTCGTAAGATGAGACATGGGGTTCCATCCTTTGCATGGATGCATGGCTGGGGGCACCCAGGTCCTGACACTCCATGTGGAAACTCTGAGCAGGACACTGGGCAGGCACAAGCCAGTGCTGCACCCCAAAATCCAGACCCTGAGCAAG CCTTTAACAGCCAGTCGCAGGATCACAATGTCACCTTTTTAAAGAATGTTGGGGAGAGTGTTGCAGCCATGTTGAGTCCTCTTG GCATTGAAGTAGATATTGATGTGGAACATGGGGGACAAAAAAGCAAAGTGATTCCCCCATGTCCAAGTTCACAGAAGAGTGATTCGGAGCCTGGAGGTAGTGCCACTAGCCAAAATGGCCAGCCCAAACCAGAAGGGAGTAAAGAACCTGTCACTGAGAAAGAAGATTCTATTACAGATCAGATGCAGGAGATGGTGATAGAGCCTCCTTCCACACATATGGAAGACAGCAATTTCCTGTCACAG GAACAGGGTGAATCCAATAGTTCTGGTTCTGCAGGGGGTGATGAGGACTGGACCCACTTATCTTCAAAAGAAGTGGATCCCTCCACAGGTGAACTGCAGTCTCTCCAAATTCCAGAGACACAAGGTCCCAGCTCTTTAGACCCATTTCAGGTTCCTCCCAGACCAGGACCTACAGGACTACGAGAAGCTGCACTCTACCCACATCTCCCACCAG AAGCAGACCCCCGCCTGATTGAATCTCTGTCCCAGATGCTCTCCATGGGTTTCTCTGATGATGGTGGATGGCTGACGCGTCTCCTACAGGCAAAGAAATGTGACATTGGGGCAGCACTGGATACCATCCAGTATTCCAAGCAACCACCCCATTCCTAA
- the SQSTM1 gene encoding sequestosome-1 isoform X1 yields MAALTVKAFLLGKEEAVREIRRFALEPPARYPDLRDKVGEIFPGLLRAGAAPGTFQLHYKVYQSLSSPDEDGDMIAFSSDEELKMALPYVKDGIFRIYIKEKKECRREHRSQCNQERPPNVVHPNVICDGCEGPVIGARFKCTICPDYDLCSTCEGKGIHKEHNMIMFQSPLLNPFEWFPRGRWLRKMRHGVPSFAWMHGWGHPGPDTPCGNSEQDTGQAQASAAPQNPDPEQEAFNSQSQDHNVTFLKNVGESVAAMLSPLGIEVDIDVEHGGQKSKVIPPCPSSQKSDSEPGGSATSQNGQPKPEGSKEPVTEKEDSITDQMQEMVIEPPSTHMEDSNFLSQEQGESNSSGSAGGDEDWTHLSSKEVDPSTGELQSLQIPETQGPSSLDPFQVPPRPGPTGLREAALYPHLPPEADPRLIESLSQMLSMGFSDDGGWLTRLLQAKKCDIGAALDTIQYSKQPPHS; encoded by the exons ATGGCCGCGCTGACGGTGAAGGCCTTTCTGCTGGGCAAGGAGGAGGCGGTGCGCGAGATCCGCCGCTTCGCCCTCGAGCCGCCCGCCCGCTACCCGGACCTGCGCGACAAGGTCGGCGAGATCTTCCCGGGGCTGCTGCGGGCCGGCGCGGCCCCCGGCACCTTCCAGCTGCATTACAAGG TTTATCAATCTCTGTCTTCTCCAGATGAAGATGGGGACATGATTGCCTTCTCCAGTGACGAAGAACTCAAGATGGCACTGCCATATGTGAAGGATGGCATTTTTCGTATTTACATCAAAG AGAAAAAGGAGTGCAGACGTGAGCACCGTTCACAATGCAACCAGGAGCGTCCCCCCAATGTGGTGCACCCCAATGTGATCTGTGATGGCTGTGAGGGACCAGTGATAGGTGCTCGATTCAAATGCACTATTTGCCCAGACTATGACCTATGCAGCACCTGTGAGGGGAAAGGCATCCACAAGGAGCACAACATGATCATGTTTCAAAGCCCGCTGCTCAATCCATTTGAG tggtTTCCCAGAGGTCGCTGGCTTCGTAAGATGAGACATGGGGTTCCATCCTTTGCATGGATGCATGGCTGGGGGCACCCAGGTCCTGACACTCCATGTGGAAACTCTGAGCAGGACACTGGGCAGGCACAAGCCAGTGCTGCACCCCAAAATCCAGACCCTGAGCAAG aagCCTTTAACAGCCAGTCGCAGGATCACAATGTCACCTTTTTAAAGAATGTTGGGGAGAGTGTTGCAGCCATGTTGAGTCCTCTTG GCATTGAAGTAGATATTGATGTGGAACATGGGGGACAAAAAAGCAAAGTGATTCCCCCATGTCCAAGTTCACAGAAGAGTGATTCGGAGCCTGGAGGTAGTGCCACTAGCCAAAATGGCCAGCCCAAACCAGAAGGGAGTAAAGAACCTGTCACTGAGAAAGAAGATTCTATTACAGATCAGATGCAGGAGATGGTGATAGAGCCTCCTTCCACACATATGGAAGACAGCAATTTCCTGTCACAG GAACAGGGTGAATCCAATAGTTCTGGTTCTGCAGGGGGTGATGAGGACTGGACCCACTTATCTTCAAAAGAAGTGGATCCCTCCACAGGTGAACTGCAGTCTCTCCAAATTCCAGAGACACAAGGTCCCAGCTCTTTAGACCCATTTCAGGTTCCTCCCAGACCAGGACCTACAGGACTACGAGAAGCTGCACTCTACCCACATCTCCCACCAG AAGCAGACCCCCGCCTGATTGAATCTCTGTCCCAGATGCTCTCCATGGGTTTCTCTGATGATGGTGGATGGCTGACGCGTCTCCTACAGGCAAAGAAATGTGACATTGGGGCAGCACTGGATACCATCCAGTATTCCAAGCAACCACCCCATTCCTAA